Proteins from one Faecalibacterium sp. I3-3-33 genomic window:
- a CDS encoding leucine-rich repeat protein, producing MKRILAVFLTLAMALNIAPMAAFAAADSDAASIVAVEETNETSSPQLDEETARAIASDPFLQTAYAQTEQEQTQQKATSEMSVTGTNSLGKLLVNGIEEQNGASSGSTSRVTKLKMDGSTAKVTFVTESAADLVVAVYTDSTAEEMVASGTVKVFSDDTSASVTIQGELPEYYTVKAFLLAQESHEPLSPVYTDQSNNEAIKDLENATADKFPEDRVIQLDNQDTTTNFAVVNDNTTLVTYENNTDDRNQVIEADDDGLEYIIRNPDESIRSLQPGRILTYEYEPGQLLIVRVKSIEVEDDRVTIQGDDDLELTDVFDVLKLEESAGSGEFIHSNEGMDPAVEYLGVHEDTTDQTNKVHIEDGGITDTIPIVDTNVHDFKVDGSGKSDAAGSLTAKVTGTLSLNVNMDFAYFISAGRQYALLSDDVNLSGSVSVSGAVTTKFPLGLLHTPKGLQKLGVEAEITPNFVVEVTAKFSFKFQYSQYTEFYYSNTLPDGYEDRSEPGKGSVEPVKENGTSTSVEIQIFVGVEIGPKIDALDKLHMECKLKGGGQVTLKLSDPGDGIKHDCAICFDISMSVVGKLTISLIIWKKDLTKGTIPAELKFLDIKLGDFYWSLDYDEFGADHCPHLSYRVRTQLDGISKAGITIYERDYTSNALHPTTTKLGTTDANGTFDAYLKPGWHELVAVVNQNGEDKEYSGQVTLEKKPTTLVLKTKAGTVTPNPDPDTPDTPVYDVWTLKNGVLTVEKMGFYSKKEDAPWNDSRDKIKEIVIAGDMITLIEKCAFEDCTNLTKVTFNHHIAGFYDNAFKGCTSITDVYCLNDTMRQWLKLDAGKGNESIMGAKIHCTDGTLLSSGTCGKSLNWILSEDGTLRITGTGNMDADPTWPKEQIVKVVVGKGATSISAKAFMDCTNLTTISLPETLRTIGTSAFYGCSNLDGVTLPSSLTAIGTSAFAECTALTSVAIPSGVTTVNMEAFKNCKSLTEVTVAAGVQKIDDNVFEGCENLESILLPSSLKTLGWYAFWNCKSLKSVTIPNGVTSIGDWMFMGCSSLTEVSIQGKVTEIGKGAFKDCTNLESISLPDSVSKIDWWAFDSCTKLKSINLPAGLKELGFCAFVDCSSLESITIPGGVQVINDRTFMKCTNLQSAVIQPGVTAIEDGAFQECINLENLELPDTLQKIVSAAFSGCDKLTEIKIPAGVTEIERFAFAGCPIKEIAIPAGVTKIMEATFEYCRELRKVDLPAGLTEIEEYAFYGCEKLQSIIIPDGVTTLNERTFEDCTALAEISLPENLTTIIGDYVFLNCKSLKTVIYRGTMAQWNANPNVCKKFPYVATIHCTDGDIVPNTENSITTGTASTSDSKFQAAFANAKAGKEYVVLVSRSGSDPLNADNLIYINQITADADGELTVPFITAADAAEMTYVVACAQDDATVEPGQPGGDEPSSGGDGGGAAIILIGGVAAVAAVAGVVLLMPVKVEGTVKLADQPVANTTVQVLKGDAVKAETVTDANGHFTVKVKRGGYTLRVQWTDASGQPVTRTVDFKAPDANLNVAA from the coding sequence ATGAAACGAATCCTTGCGGTGTTTCTGACACTGGCAATGGCGCTGAACATTGCGCCCATGGCGGCTTTTGCGGCTGCGGACAGCGATGCGGCATCCATTGTTGCAGTGGAAGAAACCAACGAGACCTCCTCGCCCCAGCTGGACGAGGAAACGGCGAGAGCCATCGCATCCGACCCGTTTTTGCAGACAGCCTATGCCCAAACGGAACAGGAGCAGACACAACAGAAAGCAACTTCTGAAATGTCGGTGACGGGTACGAACAGCTTGGGCAAGCTGCTGGTGAACGGCATCGAGGAACAAAACGGAGCGTCCAGCGGCAGCACCAGCCGTGTTACCAAATTGAAGATGGACGGCAGCACGGCGAAAGTGACGTTTGTGACGGAGAGTGCGGCCGATTTGGTGGTGGCAGTCTACACAGACAGCACTGCCGAAGAGATGGTGGCCAGCGGTACTGTGAAGGTGTTTAGCGATGATACGTCGGCATCGGTGACAATTCAGGGCGAGCTCCCGGAGTATTACACGGTAAAGGCGTTTCTACTGGCTCAGGAAAGCCACGAACCGCTGAGCCCGGTCTACACGGATCAGTCCAACAATGAGGCTATCAAGGATCTGGAAAATGCAACGGCAGATAAGTTCCCGGAAGATCGTGTCATCCAACTGGACAATCAGGATACCACGACGAACTTTGCGGTGGTGAACGACAATACCACGCTGGTGACTTATGAAAACAATACAGATGACCGGAATCAGGTCATTGAAGCAGACGATGACGGCCTGGAGTACATCATCAGAAACCCGGATGAAAGCATCCGCAGCCTGCAGCCGGGCAGAATCCTGACCTATGAGTATGAACCGGGTCAGTTGCTGATCGTCCGGGTGAAGAGCATTGAGGTTGAGGACGATCGGGTGACGATCCAAGGTGATGATGATCTGGAACTGACCGATGTGTTCGATGTGCTGAAACTTGAGGAATCAGCAGGTTCCGGTGAATTTATCCATAGCAACGAGGGCATGGACCCAGCCGTAGAATATCTGGGTGTACATGAAGATACGACGGATCAGACGAACAAGGTACACATTGAGGATGGCGGCATTACGGATACGATCCCCATTGTAGATACGAACGTCCATGATTTCAAGGTTGATGGAAGCGGCAAGAGCGATGCAGCTGGCTCACTTACTGCTAAGGTGACCGGTACACTGTCGCTGAACGTCAACATGGACTTTGCTTATTTTATTTCGGCAGGCCGTCAGTATGCTTTACTGTCGGACGATGTCAATCTTTCGGGATCGGTTTCTGTGAGCGGTGCAGTTACGACCAAGTTCCCGCTTGGCTTGCTCCATACCCCGAAAGGGCTGCAAAAACTTGGCGTTGAAGCGGAAATCACCCCGAATTTTGTGGTGGAAGTTACAGCAAAGTTTTCCTTTAAATTCCAATATTCACAGTATACAGAGTTCTATTATTCCAACACCTTGCCGGATGGTTATGAAGATCGAAGCGAACCGGGTAAGGGCAGCGTAGAACCCGTCAAGGAAAATGGCACCAGTACGTCGGTGGAAATCCAGATCTTTGTTGGTGTGGAAATAGGCCCGAAGATTGATGCTCTGGACAAGCTGCACATGGAGTGCAAACTCAAGGGCGGCGGACAGGTCACATTGAAACTCTCTGATCCGGGCGATGGCATAAAACATGACTGTGCGATTTGCTTTGATATTTCCATGTCTGTGGTCGGTAAACTTACGATCTCGCTTATCATCTGGAAGAAGGATCTAACCAAGGGCACGATCCCGGCAGAACTCAAGTTTTTGGATATCAAGCTCGGCGACTTCTACTGGTCGTTGGATTACGACGAGTTCGGTGCCGATCATTGCCCACATTTGAGTTATCGAGTGCGAACGCAGCTGGACGGCATCAGCAAGGCGGGCATCACCATCTACGAGAGAGATTACACGAGTAATGCGCTCCATCCCACGACGACCAAACTAGGCACGACTGATGCAAATGGTACGTTCGATGCGTACCTGAAACCGGGCTGGCATGAGTTGGTGGCTGTGGTAAATCAGAACGGAGAGGACAAGGAGTACAGCGGCCAAGTGACACTCGAGAAAAAGCCGACGACCCTTGTGCTGAAAACGAAAGCCGGAACGGTCACACCCAATCCGGATCCCGATACGCCCGATACCCCGGTGTACGATGTCTGGACGCTGAAAAACGGCGTGCTGACGGTAGAAAAGATGGGCTTCTACAGCAAAAAAGAGGATGCACCGTGGAACGACTCCCGGGATAAAATCAAGGAAATCGTGATCGCAGGTGATATGATTACCCTGATCGAAAAGTGTGCCTTTGAGGACTGCACGAATCTGACCAAGGTGACGTTCAACCATCATATTGCAGGATTCTACGATAACGCGTTCAAGGGCTGCACATCCATCACGGATGTATACTGCCTGAACGATACCATGAGACAATGGCTGAAGCTCGATGCAGGAAAGGGCAACGAAAGTATTATGGGGGCCAAGATCCACTGTACGGATGGTACGCTCCTAAGCTCCGGTACCTGTGGCAAAAGCCTGAACTGGATCCTTTCGGAAGATGGAACGCTCCGTATCACAGGTACAGGCAATATGGATGCAGACCCGACGTGGCCCAAGGAGCAAATCGTAAAGGTAGTGGTCGGCAAGGGCGCGACCAGTATCAGCGCTAAAGCTTTTATGGACTGCACGAACCTGACCACGATTTCTCTGCCGGAAACGCTCAGAACCATTGGAACCAGTGCGTTCTATGGTTGCAGCAATCTGGATGGCGTCACCCTTCCGAGCAGCCTGACCGCCATCGGCACAAGCGCATTTGCCGAGTGTACGGCATTGACCAGTGTGGCAATTCCGTCTGGCGTGACGACCGTTAACATGGAAGCTTTCAAGAACTGCAAGAGCCTGACGGAGGTGACGGTTGCTGCCGGTGTTCAGAAGATCGACGATAATGTTTTCGAGGGCTGCGAAAATCTGGAAAGCATTTTGCTGCCGAGCAGTCTGAAGACTCTGGGATGGTATGCATTCTGGAATTGCAAGAGCCTGAAGAGTGTGACGATTCCCAACGGTGTCACCAGCATTGGAGATTGGATGTTTATGGGCTGCTCAAGCCTGACGGAAGTTTCTATTCAGGGAAAAGTAACGGAGATCGGCAAGGGTGCTTTTAAGGACTGCACAAATCTGGAAAGTATTTCGCTGCCGGATAGTGTGAGCAAAATTGACTGGTGGGCTTTCGATAGTTGTACAAAGCTGAAGAGCATCAATCTTCCGGCAGGCTTGAAAGAACTTGGCTTCTGCGCGTTCGTGGACTGCAGCAGTCTGGAAAGCATTACCATTCCGGGCGGTGTGCAGGTCATTAATGATCGGACGTTTATGAAGTGCACGAATCTGCAAAGCGCTGTGATTCAGCCCGGTGTGACGGCAATTGAAGACGGCGCGTTCCAAGAGTGCATCAATCTGGAAAACCTTGAACTTCCGGATACGCTGCAGAAAATTGTCTCTGCTGCATTTTCGGGCTGTGATAAACTGACGGAAATTAAGATCCCGGCAGGTGTGACGGAAATCGAAAGATTTGCGTTTGCGGGGTGTCCCATTAAGGAGATTGCAATTCCGGCAGGCGTGACCAAAATCATGGAGGCTACATTTGAATATTGCAGAGAACTGCGGAAAGTAGATCTTCCGGCAGGCTTGACAGAAATCGAAGAGTATGCATTCTATGGATGCGAAAAGTTGCAGAGCATTATCATCCCGGATGGTGTGACAACCCTCAATGAACGAACCTTTGAAGACTGCACAGCTCTGGCAGAGATTTCCTTGCCGGAAAATCTGACGACTATTATTGGAGATTATGTGTTCCTTAATTGTAAAAGCTTGAAAACGGTCATTTATCGGGGAACCATGGCACAGTGGAATGCGAATCCGAATGTCTGCAAAAAATTCCCGTATGTTGCCACCATCCACTGCACCGATGGCGACATTGTCCCCAATACGGAAAACTCCATCACCACCGGTACGGCTTCCACTTCAGACAGCAAGTTCCAGGCTGCCTTTGCGAATGCCAAGGCAGGCAAGGAGTATGTGGTGCTTGTCAGCCGCTCCGGCAGCGACCCGCTGAATGCGGACAACCTGATCTACATCAACCAGATCACGGCAGATGCCGATGGCGAGCTGACTGTGCCGTTTATTACGGCAGCAGACGCAGCAGAGATGACCTATGTGGTCGCCTGCGCACAGGATGATGCAACGGTCGAACCCGGCCAGCCCGGCGGGGACGAGCCCTCTTCCGGCGGTGACGGCGGCGGCGCGGCCATTATCCTGATCGGCGGCGTGGCAGCTGTGGCGGCGGTAGCCGGTGTGGTGCTGCTGATGCCGGTCAAGGTGGAAGGCACCGTGAAGCTGGCCGACCAGCCTGTGGCAAATACCACCGTACAGGTGCTGAAGGGTGATGCCGTCAAGGCAGAAACCGTGACGGACGCAAACGGCCACTTTACCGTCAAGGTAAAGCGCGGCGGCTATACCCTGCGTGTGCAGTGGACGGACGCCAGCGGCCAGCCTGTGACGCGCACGGTGGACTTCAAGGCACCCGACGCAAATCTGAACGTGGCGGCATAA
- a CDS encoding flavodoxin family protein — translation MKVLLINGSPHEKGCTYTALSLIAGELKAQGIETEILHVGGQPVGGCIGCGGCRSGSGCVFGGVVNEAIEKAKTADAFVFGSPVHYASAAGNMASFMDRLAYAGGKYLAYKPAAVCCSARRAGTTSTLDQLVKYPQFFQMPLVNGSYWAMVHGSNPEQVLQDAEGCAVMQELGRNMAWLLHCIEAGKAAGIDHPQNPPRPMTSFIR, via the coding sequence ATGAAAGTTCTGCTCATCAACGGCAGCCCCCACGAGAAGGGCTGCACCTACACCGCCCTTTCCCTTATTGCCGGGGAGCTGAAGGCACAGGGTATCGAGACCGAGATCCTGCACGTCGGCGGTCAGCCCGTGGGCGGCTGCATCGGCTGCGGCGGCTGCCGCAGCGGCAGCGGGTGCGTATTCGGCGGCGTGGTCAACGAGGCCATCGAGAAGGCCAAGACCGCCGACGCCTTTGTGTTCGGCAGTCCGGTGCACTACGCCTCTGCTGCGGGCAACATGGCCAGCTTTATGGACCGTCTGGCCTACGCGGGCGGCAAGTATCTGGCCTACAAGCCCGCCGCCGTCTGCTGCTCTGCCCGCCGCGCCGGCACCACCTCCACCCTTGACCAGCTGGTCAAATACCCCCAGTTCTTCCAGATGCCGCTGGTCAACGGCTCCTACTGGGCCATGGTGCACGGCTCCAACCCCGAGCAGGTGCTGCAGGACGCCGAGGGCTGCGCCGTGATGCAGGAACTGGGCCGCAACATGGCATGGCTGCTGCACTGCATCGAGGCCGGTAAGGCTGCCGGTATCGACCATCCGCAGAACCCGCCCCGCCCCATGACCAGCTTTATCCGCTAA
- the rsmH gene encoding 16S rRNA (cytosine(1402)-N(4))-methyltransferase RsmH: MAFEEQQPFDPASFEHIPVLLNECLTGLAIDPAGTYLDGTAGGAGHSRQIALRLDAAKGGRLISLDQDPDAVQTARSRLAGLPATVVQINFRYAGQALEQLGIEKINGALLDLGVSSHQLDDAARGFSYRADAPLDMRMSQQGETAADLVNTESREELARILRDYGEEPYAWQIAGKIVEAREAAPILTTLQLADIVASAMPPAERRKNKNPSRRTFQALRIAVNHELDALEEGLDTIFDHLAPGGRLCVITFHSLEDRLVKNKFRRWSTACTCPPEFPVCVCGGKAKAKLITRKPIEADTQELEENRRSRSAHLRVLEKC, translated from the coding sequence ATGGCCTTTGAAGAACAGCAGCCCTTTGACCCGGCCTCGTTTGAGCATATCCCTGTTTTGCTGAACGAGTGCCTGACGGGGCTTGCCATCGACCCGGCGGGCACCTATCTGGACGGCACCGCCGGCGGCGCGGGACATTCCCGCCAGATCGCCCTGCGGCTGGACGCCGCCAAGGGCGGCAGGCTCATCTCGCTGGATCAGGACCCGGACGCGGTGCAGACCGCGCGCTCCCGCCTTGCCGGGCTGCCTGCCACCGTAGTGCAGATCAACTTCCGCTATGCGGGACAGGCGCTGGAGCAGCTGGGTATTGAAAAGATCAACGGCGCACTGCTGGATCTTGGCGTTTCCAGCCACCAGCTGGACGATGCCGCCCGGGGCTTTTCCTACCGGGCAGACGCACCGCTGGATATGCGCATGAGCCAGCAGGGCGAGACCGCCGCAGACCTTGTGAACACCGAAAGCCGCGAGGAACTGGCCCGCATCCTGCGGGACTACGGTGAGGAGCCCTACGCATGGCAGATCGCAGGAAAGATCGTGGAGGCGCGGGAAGCTGCCCCCATCCTGACCACCCTGCAGCTGGCAGACATTGTAGCAAGCGCCATGCCCCCGGCAGAGCGCCGCAAGAACAAGAACCCCTCCCGCCGCACCTTTCAGGCACTGCGCATTGCAGTGAACCACGAGTTGGATGCGCTGGAAGAGGGCCTGGATACCATTTTTGATCACCTTGCACCGGGCGGCCGGTTGTGCGTGATCACCTTCCACTCTCTGGAGGACCGGCTGGTCAAGAACAAGTTCCGCCGCTGGTCCACGGCCTGTACCTGCCCGCCGGAGTTTCCGGTGTGTGTATGCGGCGGCAAGGCAAAGGCAAAGCTTATCACCCGCAAACCGATTGAAGCTGACACGCAGGAGCTGGAGGAGAACCGGCGCAGCCGTTCTGCTCACCTGCGTGTACTGGAAAAATGCTGA
- a CDS encoding PASTA domain-containing penicillin-binding protein, translated as MQEPFRNKKSRGYRLRPASGRDRLDSRVRRLCSRLGILAVVVAAAIVIRSLYKIQIIHGAEYRQYAAQQQLLDTTIKATRGEIYDASGITLASTSVVWTIWADPSYSSILYTSKTNDDDTVTKTLDPAMCAEVSRELTLRLLSGDGESMDSVDTSSAEYQQQYQTVYDALSRLDSAYVTLATKVNNAVKLSIEKYVTSFNKAHKKATDTSRKGRISVSSEKSFQRNYPYGAFAAAVLGFTDADGVGAYGLEKSYQSTLAGVDGRTITQRNAVGNAIADANATTFAAKDGSNLVLSLDVNVQEIAERYLNEAIAANTVENRGCAIVMDVKTGAILAMASKPDFDPNDPLNYTANEAYLNELVHAEPELYGIYKKDADGNYITDEQGNKILDEEADYSGYYRDILWKNKTITELYYPGSVFKVITSAMGIDSGVATMNTTFTCSGAYGVAKETYHCAGRKAHGLLNMAEALRKSCNIYYIQLGQHVGSQQFYNYFDAFGFTARTGVDLPSETNFMQYYRADQLGEVQLASSSFGQAMAITPLQMCTAIAATVNGGYLVTPHVVDKITDANGNVIQEIGANVRRQVISQSASEVIREMMEYEVGNGTGGGKNAYVSGYRIGGKSGTSEQLNMHRRADGDYKKVASFVAVLPANDPEILVYVMLDDPNNARTDYSSILAAPVAGNIISEVAPYLGIATDGEDRSGTIVTVPNLVGTEWSNAQVSLNIQGLKHQLQESQSSQSAAPVTYQYPHAGAKVPYGTTIYLYTDTYEGSRTEVPDVTGKSPDFARQMLSAAGLNCVVEGSGTVQAQSDEPGSSVQRGTIITLTCG; from the coding sequence ATGCAAGAACCTTTCCGTAACAAAAAAAGCAGGGGCTACCGTCTGCGTCCGGCCTCCGGCCGGGACCGGCTGGACAGCCGGGTGCGGCGGCTTTGCAGCCGTCTGGGCATCCTTGCGGTGGTGGTGGCGGCTGCCATCGTCATCCGCAGCCTGTATAAGATCCAGATCATCCACGGGGCAGAGTACCGCCAGTACGCCGCCCAGCAGCAGCTGCTGGATACCACCATCAAGGCCACCCGGGGCGAGATCTACGATGCCTCCGGCATTACCCTTGCCTCCACCAGCGTGGTGTGGACCATCTGGGCAGACCCCAGTTACAGCAGCATCCTTTATACCAGCAAGACCAACGATGACGACACCGTGACCAAAACGCTGGACCCCGCCATGTGCGCCGAGGTGAGCCGGGAGCTGACGTTGCGTCTGCTCTCCGGGGACGGCGAAAGCATGGACAGCGTGGACACCTCCTCGGCAGAGTACCAGCAGCAGTACCAGACCGTCTACGATGCGCTTTCCCGGCTGGATTCTGCCTACGTCACCCTTGCCACCAAGGTGAACAACGCGGTGAAGCTTTCCATTGAAAAATACGTCACCAGCTTCAACAAGGCGCACAAAAAGGCTACCGACACCTCCCGCAAGGGACGCATCTCGGTGTCCTCGGAAAAGAGCTTCCAGCGCAACTACCCCTACGGCGCCTTTGCCGCAGCGGTGCTGGGCTTTACGGATGCGGATGGCGTCGGCGCCTACGGACTGGAAAAATCCTACCAGTCCACCTTAGCCGGTGTGGATGGCCGCACCATCACCCAGCGCAACGCGGTGGGCAACGCCATTGCAGACGCCAACGCCACCACCTTTGCCGCCAAGGACGGCTCCAATCTGGTGCTGTCTCTGGATGTGAACGTGCAGGAGATCGCAGAGCGGTACCTGAACGAGGCCATTGCAGCCAACACGGTGGAAAACCGCGGCTGCGCCATTGTGATGGACGTCAAGACCGGTGCCATCCTTGCCATGGCCTCCAAGCCGGACTTTGACCCCAACGATCCGCTGAACTACACCGCCAACGAGGCCTACCTCAACGAGCTGGTGCACGCAGAGCCGGAACTTTACGGCATCTATAAAAAGGACGCCGACGGCAACTACATCACCGATGAACAGGGCAATAAAATCTTGGACGAAGAAGCGGACTATTCCGGCTACTACCGGGATATCCTGTGGAAGAACAAGACCATCACCGAGCTGTACTACCCGGGTTCTGTGTTCAAGGTCATCACCTCTGCCATGGGCATCGACTCCGGCGTGGCGACCATGAACACCACCTTTACCTGCTCCGGCGCTTACGGCGTAGCCAAGGAGACCTACCACTGCGCAGGGCGCAAGGCGCACGGCCTGCTCAATATGGCCGAGGCGCTGCGCAAGAGCTGCAACATCTACTACATCCAGCTGGGGCAGCATGTCGGCTCGCAGCAGTTCTATAACTACTTCGATGCCTTCGGTTTTACCGCCCGCACCGGCGTGGACCTGCCCAGCGAGACCAACTTTATGCAGTACTACCGCGCCGACCAGCTGGGCGAGGTGCAGCTGGCTTCCTCCTCCTTCGGTCAGGCCATGGCCATCACCCCGCTGCAGATGTGCACCGCCATTGCAGCCACTGTCAACGGCGGGTATCTGGTCACCCCCCACGTGGTGGATAAGATCACCGATGCCAACGGCAATGTCATTCAGGAGATTGGCGCAAACGTGCGCCGTCAGGTCATCAGCCAGAGCGCCAGCGAGGTCATCCGGGAGATGATGGAGTACGAGGTGGGCAACGGCACCGGCGGCGGCAAAAACGCCTATGTGTCCGGCTACCGCATCGGCGGCAAGTCCGGCACTTCCGAGCAGCTGAATATGCACCGCCGCGCCGATGGCGACTATAAAAAGGTGGCCTCCTTTGTGGCAGTGCTGCCCGCCAACGACCCGGAAATTCTGGTCTACGTCATGCTGGACGACCCCAACAACGCCCGGACGGACTATTCCTCCATCCTTGCAGCCCCTGTGGCGGGCAATATTATCAGCGAGGTGGCTCCCTATCTGGGCATCGCCACCGACGGCGAGGACCGCAGCGGCACCATCGTTACGGTGCCGAACCTTGTGGGCACCGAGTGGAGCAACGCACAGGTGAGCCTGAACATTCAGGGCTTGAAGCATCAATTGCAGGAGAGCCAGAGCAGCCAGTCCGCTGCCCCGGTCACCTACCAGTACCCCCACGCGGGTGCAAAGGTGCCCTACGGCACCACCATCTACCTGTATACCG
- a CDS encoding cell division protein FtsL — MGQPAYDRNAARRRRAPQPQRKANLRVAKGGKRRLNPLQAALHNAMNLVAAALLVGFAISLLWSEAQLVELNDQIQATKAQLVSEQSQYTYYNSTLNSKTNIASVEETAGRLGLMKVDPSQITYIRLGESGELVRRESTVRQWTDFLYTGAVNILGTVR, encoded by the coding sequence ATGGGTCAGCCAGCATACGATCGTAACGCGGCGCGCCGCCGCAGGGCACCGCAGCCGCAGCGCAAAGCAAACCTGCGGGTAGCAAAGGGCGGCAAGCGGCGGTTGAACCCGCTGCAGGCCGCCTTACATAACGCCATGAATCTGGTGGCGGCAGCACTGCTGGTGGGCTTTGCCATCAGCCTGCTGTGGAGCGAGGCACAGCTGGTGGAGCTGAACGACCAGATCCAGGCCACAAAAGCGCAGCTGGTCAGCGAGCAGAGCCAGTATACCTACTACAACAGCACCCTGAACAGCAAGACCAACATTGCCAGCGTGGAGGAGACCGCAGGGCGGCTGGGTCTGATGAAGGTAGACCCCAGCCAGATCACCTACATCCGCTTGGGCGAAAGTGGTGAACTGGTACGCCGGGAATCCACCGTGCGGCAATGGACCGACTTTTTGTACACCGGCGCGGTGAACATTCTGGGCACCGTGAGATAA
- the rsmD gene encoding 16S rRNA (guanine(966)-N(2))-methyltransferase RsmD, producing the protein MRVIAGEARGRRLEALPGTDVTRPTLSQVKEAMFSIVQFDLPGARVLDLYAGSGQLGIEALSRGAARCVFLDENREAVSIVMRNCKACGVFDRSRVNIGEAARFLSACREQFDLVLLDPPFRGGTLEKILPAVEKCVAPGGIVLCESETGIVLPAQAGSLTLQKQYKYGKVLLWKYTKPMQPAAEQEGEAL; encoded by the coding sequence ATGCGCGTGATCGCAGGAGAAGCCCGGGGCCGCAGGCTGGAAGCACTGCCCGGCACCGATGTGACCCGCCCCACCCTCTCGCAGGTAAAGGAGGCGATGTTCAGCATCGTACAGTTCGACCTGCCCGGGGCCCGGGTGCTGGATCTGTATGCCGGCAGCGGCCAGCTGGGCATCGAGGCGCTGAGCCGGGGTGCGGCCCGGTGCGTCTTTCTGGACGAGAACCGGGAGGCCGTAAGCATCGTGATGCGCAACTGCAAGGCCTGCGGCGTGTTCGACCGCAGCCGAGTGAATATCGGCGAGGCTGCGCGTTTTCTGTCGGCTTGCCGGGAGCAGTTCGATCTGGTGCTGCTGGACCCGCCCTTCCGCGGCGGCACGCTGGAAAAGATCCTGCCGGCCGTGGAAAAGTGCGTTGCCCCCGGCGGCATCGTGCTGTGCGAGAGCGAAACAGGCATCGTGCTGCCCGCGCAGGCGGGCAGTCTGACCCTGCAAAAACAGTATAAATACGGCAAGGTGCTGCTGTGGAAGTACACAAAGCCCATGCAGCCCGCCGCTGAGCAGGAGGGAGAAGCCTTATGA
- the mraZ gene encoding division/cell wall cluster transcriptional repressor MraZ, with the protein MFFGRYDYTIDAKGRLNFPAKFRDAMGESFVVLEWVDNCLFALPMEEVQRLADKLESDELMDSWAISGDLFSTACEVAPDKQGRILLPAELRAYAGLEKDVTIIGNRNHAEIWATEVWNARRAAVTNDQRAERLRKLHL; encoded by the coding sequence GTGTTCTTTGGCCGTTATGATTACACCATCGACGCCAAGGGGCGGCTGAACTTCCCCGCAAAATTCCGCGATGCCATGGGCGAGAGCTTTGTGGTGCTGGAATGGGTGGACAACTGCCTGTTCGCACTGCCCATGGAGGAAGTCCAGCGGCTGGCGGACAAGCTGGAAAGCGACGAGCTGATGGACAGCTGGGCCATCTCCGGCGATCTGTTCAGCACCGCCTGCGAGGTAGCGCCGGACAAGCAGGGACGCATCCTGCTGCCCGCCGAGCTGCGCGCCTACGCCGGACTGGAAAAGGACGTGACCATCATCGGCAACCGCAACCACGCCGAGATCTGGGCCACCGAGGTCTGGAACGCCCGCCGCGCCGCCGTGACCAACGACCAGCGCGCCGAGCGGCTGCGCAAGCTGCACCTCTGA